The Commensalibacter nepenthis genome has a window encoding:
- a CDS encoding tyrosine-protein phosphatase, translated as MNVKFSFLSSSCIASLLFMAPLFSVTDIAFAQTTQLNTPRLQGMDNFRDIAGVDTAYTTAHNGVMRSGVFYRSNAITPVGNDLSVMEKLNIGTVIDLRTDLEIAATPDTLAPNTSYYHVDIIGNQNSAVTLDYGSLNKDQINSMMQQTERNFVTDPYARSGFGTELRILANADSAALFHCTAGKDRTGWTAAVLQSLAGMDKQDIVSNYLATNAYTASRINATVAKLPASMQESYRTIMSVDQSWLQAGFDQVAQTYGTMDNYLKQGLGLDQATIYVLRGKMVRYLTLPGQENFKGNAASGANLLNALQGTALSGAYTNYNYYLQSAIDQGTLNGLEMRVGGQVYADAASYLLRQPSKMNDMLMPLTTGRGMKKGETAFWMQGLSNYLSTDSRNGFNSSNEYTGGTVFGLTHRFNQNLSVNGGFGYNYGNVSSNGGRVTTNSGFVTLGGNYAFRGLDNSGAWIRAQANIGYINYQSERQLGNGFGTTNGNTSGAYYSGRAMAGWLFKAQSFTIDPSVGMQVTSLHLGRVREKGSELALNMSKYDKIQPSLVANIDINFNPLHSGQWSFMPGVNLGYERILSNASVNQYGTVYRMGVKQYSAFNSPNIYKAGAHLTAKRGQWSFNISADYYGAGLNSHGVNGMLGTTLNF; from the coding sequence ATGAACGTAAAGTTTTCTTTTCTATCCTCTTCTTGTATTGCTAGCCTATTATTCATGGCCCCGTTATTTTCCGTTACGGATATTGCCTTTGCACAAACAACGCAATTAAATACACCAAGATTGCAAGGAATGGATAATTTCCGCGATATTGCGGGGGTTGATACCGCTTATACAACCGCTCATAATGGCGTAATGAGATCAGGGGTATTTTACCGTTCAAATGCAATTACACCTGTTGGTAATGACCTTAGTGTAATGGAAAAATTGAATATTGGCACCGTTATTGACCTAAGAACCGATTTGGAAATAGCAGCAACACCCGATACGCTTGCTCCGAATACTTCTTATTATCATGTCGATATTATAGGGAATCAAAATAGTGCTGTTACCCTAGATTATGGTAGTTTAAACAAAGACCAGATCAATAGTATGATGCAACAAACAGAGCGTAACTTTGTAACAGATCCTTACGCCAGATCTGGTTTTGGGACTGAGTTGAGAATACTCGCAAATGCTGATTCTGCGGCGTTATTCCATTGTACAGCTGGCAAAGATCGCACAGGGTGGACTGCGGCAGTGTTACAATCTCTTGCAGGCATGGATAAACAGGATATCGTATCAAATTATTTGGCAACCAATGCATATACGGCTTCGCGTATTAATGCAACGGTGGCAAAATTACCAGCATCTATGCAAGAATCTTATCGAACCATCATGTCTGTGGATCAATCTTGGCTGCAAGCGGGTTTTGATCAAGTTGCCCAAACTTATGGCACGATGGATAATTATCTTAAACAAGGGTTGGGATTGGATCAAGCCACTATCTATGTATTGCGTGGAAAAATGGTGCGTTATTTAACTTTGCCTGGTCAAGAAAACTTTAAAGGCAATGCTGCCTCTGGTGCAAATCTATTAAATGCATTGCAAGGGACGGCTTTATCAGGAGCTTATACGAATTATAATTATTACCTTCAATCCGCAATCGATCAAGGAACGTTGAACGGTTTAGAAATGCGTGTTGGCGGGCAAGTCTATGCGGATGCAGCGAGTTATTTATTGCGTCAACCTTCTAAAATGAATGACATGTTAATGCCCTTGACAACAGGCAGAGGAATGAAAAAAGGAGAAACTGCGTTTTGGATGCAAGGGTTAAGTAATTACCTTAGCACAGATTCAAGAAATGGTTTTAATTCCAGCAATGAATATACAGGCGGAACAGTTTTTGGCTTAACACATCGCTTTAATCAGAATTTATCCGTCAATGGTGGATTTGGATATAATTATGGGAATGTGAGCAGTAATGGTGGTCGTGTTACGACGAATAGTGGCTTTGTGACTTTGGGTGGAAATTATGCATTTAGAGGGTTGGATAATTCAGGTGCATGGATAAGGGCGCAAGCAAATATCGGTTATATTAATTATCAAAGTGAACGCCAATTAGGAAATGGGTTTGGCACAACCAATGGGAATACTAGCGGTGCTTACTATAGTGGTCGTGCTATGGCTGGATGGTTGTTCAAAGCACAATCATTTACGATTGACCCTTCAGTTGGTATGCAAGTAACCAGTTTACATTTAGGTCGTGTTCGTGAGAAAGGGAGCGAGCTGGCATTAAATATGTCTAAATATGATAAAATCCAACCCAGTTTAGTAGCCAATATTGATATAAACTTTAATCCTTTGCACTCTGGACAATGGAGTTTTATGCCTGGGGTCAATTTGGGATATGAACGTATTTTAAGCAATGCTAGCGTTAATCAGTACGGAACAGTTTATAGAATGGGTGTTAAACAATATTCAGCCTTTAACAGCCCCAATATCTATAAAGCAGGCGCACATTTAACCGCCAAAAGAGGGCAGTGGTCGTTTAATATCAGTGCGGATTACTATGGTGCTGGGTTAAATAGTCATGGTGTAAATGGAATGCTTGGAACAACACTGAATTTTTAG
- the tsf gene encoding translation elongation factor Ts, whose product MAQITAALVKELREKTGAGMMDCKKALNETAGNIEEAIDWLRTKGLATAAKKSGRVAAEGLVGVATAGNKAAVVEINAETDFVARNEQFQQFVEDAAKVALTTGDDVEALKNATMANGKTVAENLTTLIATIGENMTIRRVRVLEVGSGVVGSYVHGALRPTVGKIAVLVALEAPAASADLEDLGRKIGMQVAAVRPISLDTSAVPADALEREKAIFVEQARASGKPDNIIEKMIDGRIRKFYEEVVLLEQLWIHDGESRVKAVVEKSGSKLVAFERFHLGEGIEKEESDFAAEVAQAAKG is encoded by the coding sequence ATGGCACAGATTACAGCTGCATTAGTAAAAGAATTACGCGAAAAAACCGGTGCTGGTATGATGGATTGTAAAAAAGCACTGAATGAAACCGCTGGTAATATCGAAGAAGCAATCGATTGGTTGCGTACAAAAGGTCTTGCAACGGCTGCTAAGAAATCAGGTCGAGTTGCTGCCGAAGGTCTTGTTGGTGTTGCAACTGCAGGCAATAAAGCTGCTGTTGTTGAAATTAATGCTGAAACAGACTTTGTTGCACGTAACGAACAATTCCAACAATTTGTCGAAGATGCTGCAAAAGTTGCATTAACAACAGGTGATGATGTTGAAGCATTGAAAAATGCAACCATGGCAAATGGCAAAACCGTTGCTGAAAACCTAACCACTTTGATCGCCACCATTGGCGAAAACATGACCATTCGTCGTGTGCGTGTCTTAGAAGTTGGCTCTGGTGTTGTAGGGAGTTATGTTCACGGTGCATTACGCCCAACCGTTGGTAAGATTGCGGTATTGGTTGCTCTTGAAGCACCAGCAGCATCTGCTGATCTTGAAGATTTAGGTCGTAAGATTGGAATGCAAGTTGCTGCGGTTCGTCCAATTTCATTAGATACAAGCGCAGTTCCAGCAGATGCTTTGGAACGTGAAAAAGCAATTTTTGTTGAACAAGCGCGTGCTTCTGGTAAACCAGATAATATCATTGAAAAAATGATTGATGGTCGTATTCGCAAATTCTATGAAGAAGTTGTGTTACTTGAACAATTATGGATTCATGATGGCGAAAGCAGAGTAAAAGCTGTTGTTGAAAAAAGCGGTTCTAAGCTTGTTGCTTTTGAACGCTTCCATCTTGGTGAAGGCATTGAAAAAGAAGAATCAGATTTTGCTGCTGAAGTTGCTCAAGCTGCTAAAGGCTAA
- the rpsB gene encoding 30S ribosomal protein S2: MAMPHFTLRQLLEAGVHFGHHTRRWNPKMAPFLFGVRNQVHIIDLQQTVPMLDRALNAVRDTVANGGRVLFVGTKRTAAESVAETAKRCGQYYVNHRWLGGMLTNWKTITNSIKRLRHVEETLDGDTAGLTKKEVLQLTREREKLERSLGGIKEMGGLPDILFIIDTNKEKLAVQEANKLGIPVVAILDSNSDPAGITYPVPGNDDALRSINLYCELVAGAVLDGISAELGASGQDFGASEELPPEVMMETISIEETSEIPA; this comes from the coding sequence ATGGCGATGCCACATTTTACCTTACGTCAATTATTAGAAGCTGGTGTTCATTTTGGACATCACACCCGTCGTTGGAACCCAAAAATGGCTCCATTTTTGTTTGGGGTTCGTAATCAGGTTCATATTATCGATTTGCAACAAACCGTTCCTATGTTGGATCGCGCATTAAATGCAGTTCGTGATACTGTTGCTAATGGTGGACGTGTTCTTTTTGTTGGAACAAAACGTACAGCAGCAGAAAGTGTTGCTGAAACTGCAAAACGTTGTGGTCAATATTATGTAAATCATCGTTGGTTGGGTGGTATGTTGACCAACTGGAAAACAATTACCAATTCTATTAAACGTTTACGCCATGTTGAAGAAACCCTTGATGGGGATACAGCTGGTTTGACCAAAAAAGAAGTGCTGCAATTAACACGTGAACGTGAAAAATTGGAACGCTCTTTGGGCGGTATTAAAGAAATGGGTGGTCTTCCAGACATTCTTTTCATTATTGACACCAACAAAGAAAAATTAGCTGTTCAAGAAGCAAATAAATTGGGTATCCCTGTTGTTGCTATTTTGGATAGTAACTCTGATCCAGCAGGAATTACCTATCCTGTTCCTGGAAACGACGATGCATTACGCTCTATCAATCTTTATTGTGAGTTGGTTGCTGGTGCTGTACTAGACGGTATTTCTGCTGAACTTGGTGCTTCTGGTCAAGATTTTGGTGCTTCAGAAGAGTTGCCTCCTGAAGTGATGATGGAAACTATTTCTATCGAAGAAACATCAGAAATTCCAGCTTAA
- a CDS encoding c-type cytochrome: MVKFYNIFSKKTLAKGLIFATILLPLQQVFADEVHVDPKQVQIKAGEYLFYASGCGECHTADKGQSLAGGKAFQTKNQGTVYASNITPDPETGIGRYTDDEFVSALRDGVGAKGRSLNPIMPYSAYRLMNRDQILAIKAYLDQQPAVNYKVPESNATFIEKGNNNSSDSLIEDDQKSAKWNRGKFLVEGPGHCASCHSSVDGSKGKTVNYAGSTVNRWVAYNISSDGDTGIGSWSDKDLQQYLSKGYVEGHGAAVGPMAKVINSGLSHLSQEDIRAMVIYLRSLPAQEKGESAASISVQELQNTEPSHSHGSQLFAALCASCHLDNGAGRQGEYESLWGSKTATLTQGTNLIKVILEGSMLEDSRLGTFSMPGFKDGYSDQDIADIANYVIAHFGNRNGHVTVEQVKKERVLLNIKK; the protein is encoded by the coding sequence ATGGTTAAATTTTATAACATTTTTTCTAAAAAAACGCTTGCAAAAGGGTTAATATTCGCCACAATATTATTGCCTTTGCAACAAGTTTTTGCAGATGAAGTGCATGTTGATCCCAAACAAGTCCAAATTAAAGCAGGCGAATATCTATTTTATGCTTCAGGTTGTGGGGAATGCCATACCGCAGATAAAGGACAGTCTTTAGCTGGAGGCAAGGCTTTTCAGACCAAAAATCAAGGGACTGTTTATGCCTCCAATATCACGCCTGATCCAGAAACAGGCATTGGTCGTTATACGGATGATGAATTTGTAAGTGCTTTACGGGATGGTGTTGGTGCCAAAGGAAGATCTCTGAATCCCATTATGCCATATTCTGCTTATCGTTTAATGAATAGAGATCAAATATTGGCGATCAAAGCCTATTTAGATCAGCAACCTGCTGTTAATTATAAAGTTCCTGAAAGCAATGCAACTTTTATTGAAAAAGGAAATAATAATTCAAGTGACAGCCTTATAGAGGATGACCAAAAATCTGCTAAGTGGAATAGGGGAAAATTCTTAGTAGAAGGACCAGGACATTGTGCTTCTTGTCATTCTTCTGTGGATGGTTCAAAGGGGAAAACTGTTAATTATGCAGGATCAACAGTTAATAGATGGGTTGCTTATAATATTTCCTCCGATGGGGATACGGGGATTGGTTCTTGGAGTGACAAAGATTTGCAACAATATTTATCCAAAGGATATGTTGAAGGGCATGGTGCTGCTGTTGGTCCTATGGCCAAGGTCATAAACTCTGGATTATCGCATCTCAGTCAAGAGGATATCCGTGCTATGGTTATCTATTTACGTTCTTTACCAGCTCAAGAAAAAGGAGAATCAGCAGCAAGTATTTCAGTCCAAGAATTGCAAAATACAGAACCAAGCCACAGTCATGGAAGCCAATTATTTGCAGCATTATGCGCTAGTTGTCATTTGGATAACGGGGCAGGACGCCAAGGAGAATATGAAAGCCTGTGGGGATCCAAAACAGCAACCCTGACTCAAGGTACCAATTTAATCAAAGTTATTTTAGAAGGTTCGATGTTAGAAGATTCCAGACTGGGAACTTTTTCGATGCCTGGTTTCAAAGATGGTTATAGCGATCAGGATATTGCGGATATTGCTAATTATGTGATTGCACATTTTGGAAATAGAAATGGACATGTGACGGTCGAACAGGTAAAAAAAGAGCGTGTTTTGTTAAATATAAAGAAATAA
- a CDS encoding lysozyme inhibitor LprI family protein, whose amino-acid sequence MIKKTLLIAGLLAQFAFAPAVFALSCGNPINAYDKTYCASLKMTQLDKEINDQYGKTIKVLTADQKKDVKKAQIQWIRARDSECSNGGTVTLDCVNDKMEKRISLLKSIERECKNSGCDKALLSKVE is encoded by the coding sequence ATGATTAAAAAGACTCTTTTGATTGCCGGATTATTGGCACAATTTGCGTTTGCGCCAGCAGTGTTTGCTTTGAGTTGTGGCAACCCAATTAATGCTTATGATAAAACATATTGTGCATCTTTAAAAATGACTCAGTTAGATAAAGAGATTAACGATCAATATGGCAAAACAATTAAAGTTTTAACAGCCGATCAAAAGAAAGACGTTAAAAAGGCACAAATTCAATGGATCAGAGCTCGTGATAGTGAATGTTCTAATGGTGGAACTGTGACTTTGGATTGTGTTAATGATAAAATGGAAAAGCGGATTTCTTTGTTGAAATCAATCGAAAGAGAATGTAAAAATTCGGGTTGTGACAAAGCATTGTTATCTAAAGTAGAGTAA
- a CDS encoding (2Fe-2S)-binding protein, translating to MVVLNINNKIVRLDVSEDMPLLWVLRDVMGLTGTKYGCGIGECGACTVHLDDKPVRSCSVPAGSIGDKSVITIEGLDRDPIAQKILDGWVEKQPTQCGYCQPGQIMTAIALLHEKEKPSKEEINRALSGHICRCGMYQRIRNAIKVAIGSTEDE from the coding sequence ATGGTTGTATTAAATATTAATAATAAAATAGTGCGTTTAGATGTTTCTGAAGACATGCCATTATTATGGGTTTTACGGGATGTAATGGGACTGACTGGCACCAAATATGGCTGTGGTATCGGTGAATGTGGTGCTTGTACGGTGCATTTAGACGATAAACCTGTTCGCTCTTGTTCTGTACCAGCAGGGTCTATTGGTGATAAATCAGTAATTACGATTGAGGGGTTAGATAGAGATCCCATTGCGCAAAAAATATTAGACGGTTGGGTTGAAAAACAACCAACGCAATGTGGATATTGTCAACCAGGTCAAATTATGACCGCTATTGCTTTGTTACATGAAAAAGAAAAACCAAGCAAAGAGGAAATTAATCGCGCTTTGTCAGGGCATATTTGTCGTTGTGGTATGTATCAGCGTATTCGAAATGCGATTAAAGTAGCGATAGGGAGCACAGAAGATGAGTAA
- a CDS encoding EamA family transporter, with product MSAKLQGIILILLGTISYGLPASLIKLSKQDGITEANILFFQFFFGCFALGIFYFFSSKKNKPNETTLDHSAKKRLILSGTALALTNSFYFTSLEYVSVAIAAVMLMQSVWITSVLDFIFKKIVPSPIQVISIIMVLLGTILTANLISSNIVISPFGLFLSFMSGVCYAVTIMVTNNLAPQASAFGRSFYISLGAFIVISILWGWSIDFSIIPLSLKWGIIIACFSIVLPLLLFAQGMPNITAGIGGVLSALELPAAIIFAYFILDEHINLLQFVGVLLIFAAISSVNLIDEN from the coding sequence ATGTCTGCAAAGCTACAAGGTATTATCTTAATCCTCCTCGGCACGATCAGCTATGGATTGCCAGCTTCTTTAATTAAACTATCTAAACAAGACGGCATCACCGAAGCCAATATTCTATTTTTTCAATTCTTTTTTGGCTGCTTTGCTTTGGGCATATTCTATTTCTTTAGTAGCAAGAAAAACAAACCTAATGAAACAACATTAGATCACAGCGCAAAAAAGCGTCTTATTCTGTCTGGCACTGCGTTGGCATTAACAAATTCATTTTATTTCACATCCCTAGAATATGTTTCCGTTGCCATTGCAGCTGTGATGTTGATGCAATCAGTATGGATTACTTCCGTTTTAGATTTTATTTTCAAAAAGATCGTCCCTAGCCCAATACAAGTGATCTCTATCATCATGGTTTTATTAGGGACAATCCTCACTGCTAATCTTATCAGTTCCAATATTGTTATTTCCCCATTTGGATTATTCCTTAGCTTTATGTCTGGCGTTTGTTATGCGGTCACGATTATGGTTACGAATAATCTAGCCCCTCAAGCCTCTGCATTTGGCAGGTCATTTTATATCTCATTAGGGGCATTTATTGTGATTAGTATACTTTGGGGATGGTCTATTGATTTTTCTATCATTCCATTATCTTTAAAATGGGGAATAATAATCGCTTGTTTTTCCATCGTCTTGCCGTTGTTACTGTTCGCACAAGGTATGCCCAATATTACAGCAGGAATTGGAGGTGTTTTATCCGCGTTGGAGTTGCCTGCTGCAATAATATTTGCCTATTTTATCCTTGATGAACATATCAACTTATTACAATTTGTTGGGGTTCTTCTTATTTTCGCAGCAATTAGCAGTGTTAATTTAATCGATGAAAATTAA
- a CDS encoding xanthine dehydrogenase family protein molybdopterin-binding subunit: MSKLSRRAFFTKTGALVLGVSLPFLAKAQDKTGVSRSEGDLHHSVNTPFNNGYHNAYIEITPSNQILFHIPDIEFGQGIYTAAAMLLAEELEVELSAIKVDAALPSPEYIVKGEVTEITWGSGSTQKDWLPLQQSAAILRTMLIQAAAQSWKINMDQCHVKAGQIYAASGQQAPYAQFLQDIYTLPIPKDIPLKKPDTYRLIGKSQPRVDTLEKVKGKAIYATDVTFKDASMPAIKTGLMIICPVVGGKLAHLDDKNAKQVQNVIDIVSLENAICIIADSYWTALKASKQLIIEWDYGANGVATTESIYKQLDQADEQQAIIGYSNKSEKIEVSLNASSHIYKMAYRQPMLLHAALEPLSCTIYIQENKCEIWSCSQTPLWTRDKISALLKRDAKDIYLHTVFVGGSFGRRLDDDYILQAVRVAQKVSYPLKCVWSREEDFAQDHVRPPYLDQVEAGVDADGILTAVKHHIIGPSVTAIWDKTLLSKEGMDPDLLLGIDSLPYQIPQYQLNYTNCDIQSIIPGWWQGNGATRNIFVVESIINKCAKKAQKDPIEYRKLLKPDARAMAVIDMVAQHAQWELEPLKDIGRGFAMAHIFGSYIAMVVEAEITVMSVVRLHRVIVAVDCGLAVNPDQISAQIESSTIFGLGAALYNEVQINKGQIVQRNFNQYRALHMNEAPQVEVHIVKSNEAPSGVAELGTIVAAPALAHALGSILDRNLYSLPLNKYLT; encoded by the coding sequence ATGAGTAAATTATCCAGACGTGCTTTTTTCACGAAAACAGGTGCATTGGTTTTAGGTGTGTCTTTGCCATTTTTGGCAAAAGCGCAAGACAAAACTGGAGTATCTAGATCAGAGGGTGATTTACATCATTCTGTTAATACGCCTTTTAATAATGGATATCATAACGCATATATTGAAATTACTCCGAGCAATCAAATATTATTCCACATTCCAGATATTGAATTTGGGCAGGGTATTTACACAGCGGCAGCGATGCTATTAGCTGAAGAATTAGAAGTTGAATTGTCAGCTATCAAAGTTGATGCTGCGTTGCCAAGCCCAGAATATATTGTCAAAGGGGAAGTCACTGAAATTACATGGGGGTCTGGATCCACTCAAAAAGACTGGCTGCCTTTGCAACAATCAGCAGCAATATTACGTACGATGCTCATTCAAGCTGCTGCACAATCTTGGAAAATAAATATGGATCAATGTCATGTAAAAGCAGGACAGATTTACGCAGCAAGTGGTCAACAAGCGCCTTATGCACAATTTTTACAGGATATATATACTTTACCCATACCAAAAGATATTCCATTAAAAAAACCAGATACCTATCGTTTGATTGGAAAGTCACAACCAAGGGTGGATACGCTTGAAAAAGTTAAAGGAAAAGCAATTTACGCAACCGATGTGACTTTTAAAGATGCATCAATGCCTGCGATAAAAACGGGTTTGATGATTATTTGTCCTGTTGTTGGGGGGAAATTGGCGCATCTTGACGATAAAAATGCTAAACAGGTTCAAAATGTTATTGATATAGTATCTCTGGAGAATGCTATTTGTATTATTGCGGATAGTTATTGGACTGCATTAAAAGCATCAAAGCAATTAATAATTGAATGGGATTATGGTGCTAATGGAGTTGCAACAACAGAGAGTATCTATAAGCAATTAGATCAAGCTGATGAACAGCAAGCCATTATTGGGTATAGTAATAAATCTGAAAAAATTGAAGTTTCTTTAAACGCAAGCAGTCATATTTATAAAATGGCTTACCGACAACCGATGTTGTTGCATGCTGCATTGGAGCCATTAAGTTGCACGATATATATTCAAGAAAATAAGTGCGAAATATGGTCTTGTTCACAAACGCCTCTATGGACAAGAGATAAAATTTCAGCATTATTAAAAAGGGATGCAAAAGATATATATTTGCATACTGTTTTTGTCGGTGGCAGCTTTGGTCGTCGTTTAGATGATGATTATATTTTACAAGCGGTTCGAGTTGCACAAAAAGTCTCTTATCCTTTAAAATGTGTTTGGTCGAGAGAGGAAGATTTTGCCCAAGATCATGTTCGCCCACCTTATTTAGACCAAGTTGAAGCTGGGGTAGATGCGGATGGTATATTAACAGCAGTCAAACATCATATTATTGGTCCCTCTGTAACGGCAATCTGGGATAAAACATTATTATCCAAAGAAGGAATGGATCCTGATTTATTATTGGGAATTGATAGTCTTCCTTATCAAATTCCGCAGTATCAATTGAATTATACGAATTGTGATATTCAATCAATTATTCCGGGGTGGTGGCAAGGTAATGGGGCTACTCGCAATATTTTCGTAGTGGAATCTATTATTAATAAATGTGCGAAGAAAGCTCAAAAAGACCCTATAGAATATCGTAAATTGTTAAAGCCAGATGCGCGTGCTATGGCAGTTATCGACATGGTTGCTCAACATGCGCAATGGGAACTTGAACCTCTCAAGGATATTGGCAGAGGCTTTGCAATGGCACATATTTTTGGCAGTTATATTGCAATGGTAGTCGAGGCTGAAATAACGGTAATGTCTGTGGTGCGTCTACATCGTGTTATTGTTGCGGTGGATTGTGGGTTGGCTGTTAATCCAGATCAGATTTCAGCACAAATAGAAAGCAGCACTATTTTTGGATTGGGGGCCGCTTTGTATAATGAAGTTCAGATTAACAAAGGGCAAATTGTGCAACGTAACTTTAACCAATATCGTGCATTACATATGAACGAAGCACCACAAGTAGAAGTGCATATTGTCAAAAGTAATGAAGCCCCTTCAGGTGTAGCAGAGCTGGGAACAATTGTTGCTGCGCCAGCATTGGCTCATGCCTTGGGATCGATTTTGGATAGGAATTTATATAGCTTACCGTTAAATAAATATTTGACTTAG